The following coding sequences are from one Humulus lupulus chromosome X, drHumLupu1.1, whole genome shotgun sequence window:
- the LOC133807247 gene encoding PHD finger protein EHD3-like isoform X1, whose translation MKPTFTKKRNRGREKKTKRKGTKSQTLQFRQFSKFEGSRVEVSSPISSLVEQGPFFRAQDFDQSYSPRYIGNSGLKPLFVAAKVGGIRGFFFLVFFFEMGGEEGTSNGDGTECSEGIQCLESDLVNNGVRFGNGTADVAGWSSGKSEGFRTYKRRKQVKSCSESKLQDDGRAYAKTASLLGQQPFKEQQGVFVENTCEHKQTCLCMDGLKNCSRRPWKIVLEHMYQSLSESEGGMHGCIQDALEFFPDINHVARAKQCDHHIENRERCSSQPHSLLKGFQKEASGQVGVVSNGHLDSLNHRSVTEMCHHTCFDILTSEKFTSLCKLLLENFQEMKIDRFFDVTLINSRMKAGAYNHSPMLFHSDIQQGWGKLQAVGAEMVSLAKNLSDFSSSCYSKQVGGLVRSASEDGKQEFCRWESDAHTKVDRGEDCCEYRTCPCKRCGYKADGRDCLVCDSCEEMYHISCIEPAVEEIPPKSWYCAACTACGIRSHRENCVVCERMNKTVVKGVGNGSSCTNEEALELGDDSNCGTGEEKASKKSERIERCKICDSEIREGEKVKICDHQFCPFKLYHARCLTKKQLKSYGTTGWYCPSCLCRSCLTNKDDDDIIICDGCDCAYHIYCLKPELTSFPEGQWFCRSCEDKLHAIRTAKRAYENSENKQKKKRSGRIVTFENHGKWKSKGIMGSDKGGGMEMLLTAVNTLNYEEDLAGI comes from the exons ATGAAGCCAACATTTACTAAAAAAAGaaatagagggagagagaaaaaaaCCAAGCGGAAAGGCACAAAATCACAAACGCTTCAGTTCAGACAGTTTTCAAAATTCGAAGGGAGTCGTGTCGAGGTCTCCTCTCCCATATCTTCCCTTGTAGAACAAGGTCCTTTCTTTAGGGCTCAAGATTTTGACCAATCTTATTCTCCAAG GTACATAGGTAATAGCGGTTTGAAACCCTTATTCGTTGCTGCAAAAGTTGGCGGAATtaggggttttttttttcttgtttttttttttgagatgggCGGTGAAGAAGGAACAAGCAATGGTGATGGTACAGAGTGCTCAGAGGGGATTCAATGCTTGGAAAGTGATTTAGTAAATAATGGGGTTCGATTTGGGAATGGAACAGCTGACGTTGCAGGATGGAGCTCGGGGAAAAGTGAGGGATTTCGAACTTACAAGAGGCGGAAGCAGGTGAAATCTTGTTCCGAGAGCAAATTACAGGATGATGGCAGAGCTTATGCAAAGACTGCAAGTCTACTGGGGCAACAG cctTTCAAAGAACAACAAGGCGTTTTCGTAGAAAATACTTGTGAGCATAAGCAAACTTGCCTCTGCATGGAtggtttgaaaaattgttcaCGGAGGCCTTGGAAAATTGTTTTGGAGCATATGTATCAGTCTTTAAGTGAGAGTGAAGGTGGTATGCATGGATGCATTCAAGATGCACTTGAATTCTTTCCTGATATTAATCATGTAGCAAGAGCTAAG CAGTGTGATCATCACATTGAGAATAGAGAGAGGTGCAGTTCACAACCACATAGTCTCTTAAAAGGATTTCAGAAAGAAGCTAGTGGGCAAGTGGGTGTTGTATCCAATGGACATTTAGATAGCTTAAATCATCGCTCAGTCACTGAGATGTGTCATCATACTTGTTTTGATATTCTAACATCAGAAAAGTTTACCTCACTCTGCAAGCTTTTGTTAGAAAACTTCCAAGAAATGAAGATTGACAGATTTTTTGACGTTACTCTTATAAACTCAAGGATGAAAGCTGGAGCCTACAACCATTCTCCTATGCTATTCCATTCAGATATTCAACAG GGTTGGGGAAAGCTTCAAGCAGTTGGTGCTGAGATGGTTTCTCTTGCGAAAAACCTCTCTGATTTTTCGAGTTCTTGCTATAGTAAGCAG GTGGGGGGTTTAGTTCGCAGCGCATCTGAAGATGGAAAACAAGAG TTCTGCCGCTGGGAATCTGACGCTCACACTAAGGTGGATCGGGGAGAGGATTGTTGTGAATACAGAACTTGCCCTTGTAAGCGTTGTGGATACAAAGCAGATGGGAGGGACTGTCTAGTTTGTGATTCATGTGAGGAGATGTATCACATATCCTGCATTGAACCAGCTGTTGAAGAGATTCCCCCAAAAAGTTGGTATTGTGCTGCTTGCACTGCCTGTGGAATTCGTTCACATCGTGAAAATTGTGTGGTGTGTGAGAGGATGAATAAGACTGTGGTCAAGGGTGTTGGTAATGGAAGTTCTTGTACAAATGAAGAGGCACTTGAACTGGGTGATGATTCAAACTGTGGTACAGGTGAAGAAAAAGCATCAAAAAAGAGTGAAAGGATAGAACGCTGTAAAATTTGTGACAGTGAGATACGAGAAGGTGAGAAGGTAAAAATATGCGACCATCAATTCTGCCCCTTTAAACTCTATCATGCAAGGTGTTTGACAAAAAAGCAGCTAAAATCGTATGGTACTACTGGCTGGTACTGCCCGTCTTGCTTGTGCAGATCTTGTCTTACTAATAAAGATGATGATGATATCATTATATGTGATGGCTGCGATTGTGCGTACCATATCTATTGTCTGAAACCAGAACTGACTAGTTTTCCAGAGGGACAGTGGTTTTGCAGATCGTGTGAAGATAAATTGCACGCAATAAGGACAGCAAAAAGGGCATATGAGAATTCTGAAAACAAACAGAAAAAGAAACGCAGTGGAAGAATAGTGACATTTGAAAATCATGGAAAGTGGAAAAGTAAAGGAATCATGGGATCAGATAAAGGTGGAGGAATGGAGATGCTGTTAACTGCAGTCAATACTCTTAACTATGAAGAGGATTTGGCTGGCATTTAG
- the LOC133807247 gene encoding PHD finger protein EHD3-like isoform X2, translated as MKPTFTKKRNRGREKKTKRKGTKSQTLQFRQFSKFEGSRVEVSSPISSLVEQGPFFRAQDFDQSYSPRYIGNSGLKPLFVAAKVGGIRGFFFLVFFFEMGGEEGTSNGDGTECSEGIQCLESDLVNNGVRFGNGTADVAGWSSGKSEGFRTYKRRKQVKSCSESKLQDDGRAYAKTASLLGQQPFKEQQGVFVENTCEHKQTCLCMDGLKNCSRRPWKIVLEHMYQSLSESEGGMHGCIQDALEFFPDINHVARAKCDHHIENRERCSSQPHSLLKGFQKEASGQVGVVSNGHLDSLNHRSVTEMCHHTCFDILTSEKFTSLCKLLLENFQEMKIDRFFDVTLINSRMKAGAYNHSPMLFHSDIQQGWGKLQAVGAEMVSLAKNLSDFSSSCYSKQVGGLVRSASEDGKQEFCRWESDAHTKVDRGEDCCEYRTCPCKRCGYKADGRDCLVCDSCEEMYHISCIEPAVEEIPPKSWYCAACTACGIRSHRENCVVCERMNKTVVKGVGNGSSCTNEEALELGDDSNCGTGEEKASKKSERIERCKICDSEIREGEKVKICDHQFCPFKLYHARCLTKKQLKSYGTTGWYCPSCLCRSCLTNKDDDDIIICDGCDCAYHIYCLKPELTSFPEGQWFCRSCEDKLHAIRTAKRAYENSENKQKKKRSGRIVTFENHGKWKSKGIMGSDKGGGMEMLLTAVNTLNYEEDLAGI; from the exons ATGAAGCCAACATTTACTAAAAAAAGaaatagagggagagagaaaaaaaCCAAGCGGAAAGGCACAAAATCACAAACGCTTCAGTTCAGACAGTTTTCAAAATTCGAAGGGAGTCGTGTCGAGGTCTCCTCTCCCATATCTTCCCTTGTAGAACAAGGTCCTTTCTTTAGGGCTCAAGATTTTGACCAATCTTATTCTCCAAG GTACATAGGTAATAGCGGTTTGAAACCCTTATTCGTTGCTGCAAAAGTTGGCGGAATtaggggttttttttttcttgtttttttttttgagatgggCGGTGAAGAAGGAACAAGCAATGGTGATGGTACAGAGTGCTCAGAGGGGATTCAATGCTTGGAAAGTGATTTAGTAAATAATGGGGTTCGATTTGGGAATGGAACAGCTGACGTTGCAGGATGGAGCTCGGGGAAAAGTGAGGGATTTCGAACTTACAAGAGGCGGAAGCAGGTGAAATCTTGTTCCGAGAGCAAATTACAGGATGATGGCAGAGCTTATGCAAAGACTGCAAGTCTACTGGGGCAACAG cctTTCAAAGAACAACAAGGCGTTTTCGTAGAAAATACTTGTGAGCATAAGCAAACTTGCCTCTGCATGGAtggtttgaaaaattgttcaCGGAGGCCTTGGAAAATTGTTTTGGAGCATATGTATCAGTCTTTAAGTGAGAGTGAAGGTGGTATGCATGGATGCATTCAAGATGCACTTGAATTCTTTCCTGATATTAATCATGTAGCAAGAGCTAAG TGTGATCATCACATTGAGAATAGAGAGAGGTGCAGTTCACAACCACATAGTCTCTTAAAAGGATTTCAGAAAGAAGCTAGTGGGCAAGTGGGTGTTGTATCCAATGGACATTTAGATAGCTTAAATCATCGCTCAGTCACTGAGATGTGTCATCATACTTGTTTTGATATTCTAACATCAGAAAAGTTTACCTCACTCTGCAAGCTTTTGTTAGAAAACTTCCAAGAAATGAAGATTGACAGATTTTTTGACGTTACTCTTATAAACTCAAGGATGAAAGCTGGAGCCTACAACCATTCTCCTATGCTATTCCATTCAGATATTCAACAG GGTTGGGGAAAGCTTCAAGCAGTTGGTGCTGAGATGGTTTCTCTTGCGAAAAACCTCTCTGATTTTTCGAGTTCTTGCTATAGTAAGCAG GTGGGGGGTTTAGTTCGCAGCGCATCTGAAGATGGAAAACAAGAG TTCTGCCGCTGGGAATCTGACGCTCACACTAAGGTGGATCGGGGAGAGGATTGTTGTGAATACAGAACTTGCCCTTGTAAGCGTTGTGGATACAAAGCAGATGGGAGGGACTGTCTAGTTTGTGATTCATGTGAGGAGATGTATCACATATCCTGCATTGAACCAGCTGTTGAAGAGATTCCCCCAAAAAGTTGGTATTGTGCTGCTTGCACTGCCTGTGGAATTCGTTCACATCGTGAAAATTGTGTGGTGTGTGAGAGGATGAATAAGACTGTGGTCAAGGGTGTTGGTAATGGAAGTTCTTGTACAAATGAAGAGGCACTTGAACTGGGTGATGATTCAAACTGTGGTACAGGTGAAGAAAAAGCATCAAAAAAGAGTGAAAGGATAGAACGCTGTAAAATTTGTGACAGTGAGATACGAGAAGGTGAGAAGGTAAAAATATGCGACCATCAATTCTGCCCCTTTAAACTCTATCATGCAAGGTGTTTGACAAAAAAGCAGCTAAAATCGTATGGTACTACTGGCTGGTACTGCCCGTCTTGCTTGTGCAGATCTTGTCTTACTAATAAAGATGATGATGATATCATTATATGTGATGGCTGCGATTGTGCGTACCATATCTATTGTCTGAAACCAGAACTGACTAGTTTTCCAGAGGGACAGTGGTTTTGCAGATCGTGTGAAGATAAATTGCACGCAATAAGGACAGCAAAAAGGGCATATGAGAATTCTGAAAACAAACAGAAAAAGAAACGCAGTGGAAGAATAGTGACATTTGAAAATCATGGAAAGTGGAAAAGTAAAGGAATCATGGGATCAGATAAAGGTGGAGGAATGGAGATGCTGTTAACTGCAGTCAATACTCTTAACTATGAAGAGGATTTGGCTGGCATTTAG
- the LOC133806798 gene encoding uncharacterized protein LOC133806798, which produces MLTLTAGRIRLGAVNEQARTSEQRHEDELKAAEAKHAEQLAVVVEEKAQLAKELEEKQRSLEKVREQRDQFKEFNRFNFRAAQQLEVDLVASRQETTTLEGQIEELEKANTSNLERYKSATL; this is translated from the coding sequence ATGCTGACCCTCACTGCCGGCCGAATCCGCTTGGGTGCCGTCAACGAGCAGGCCAGAACTTCGGAGCAACGGCACGAGGATGAACTTAAAGctgctgaggccaaacatgctgaACAGCTAGCAGTGGTGGTtgaggaaaaggcccaactggctaaggagttggaggagaagcagagGTCTCTGGAGAAAGTTcgcgagcagagggaccaattCAAGGAGTTCAACCGCTTTAACTTCCGGGCGGCCCAACAGCTCGAGGTGGACTTGGTCGCGAGCAGGCAGGAGACCACTACTCTGGAGGGCCAGATTGAGGAGTTGGAGAAAGCCAACACCAGCaatttggagaggtacaagagTGCCACTCTttga